One candidate division WOR-3 bacterium DNA segment encodes these proteins:
- a CDS encoding MotA/TolQ/ExbB proton channel family protein — MLVLFAKGGWAMWLLLLASVVGGAAIFERLMVLWKISKSRKRFLTEFVGSYSVEDRGKRAADVCKKYDSAISRVADSLIAQNQKYFNLNEEEKRYAFEDAVGIAAVRELEVLDKGLDILAAVSTIAPLVGFLGTVVGMMMAFDSIAKAATVDPVLVASGIQVALITTAAGLLIAFPVSAFHVYFTSRINSITKDIEYDSVKLIDFLLGRSKKENW, encoded by the coding sequence GTGCTTGTTCTTTTCGCAAAAGGTGGATGGGCTATGTGGCTTTTGCTTTTGGCGAGCGTCGTCGGTGGTGCCGCGATTTTCGAGAGACTGATGGTTCTTTGGAAGATTTCAAAAAGTAGAAAAAGATTTTTGACTGAATTTGTCGGTTCTTACAGCGTTGAGGACAGAGGAAAAAGAGCCGCAGATGTCTGTAAAAAATACGACAGCGCCATATCCCGCGTAGCAGATTCTTTGATAGCGCAAAATCAAAAATATTTTAATTTGAATGAAGAGGAAAAGAGATACGCTTTCGAAGACGCAGTCGGAATTGCAGCCGTCAGAGAACTTGAAGTCCTTGACAAAGGTCTTGACATTCTCGCTGCAGTGTCGACGATAGCTCCACTGGTCGGTTTTCTCGGAACTGTCGTAGGTATGATGATGGCGTTTGACTCAATTGCCAAAGCAGCGACGGTCGACCCGGTCCTCGTCGCAAGCGGAATACAGGTCGCCCTCATAACAACAGCCGCCGGTTTATTAATCGCTTTTCCTGTGAGCGCTTTTCATGTATACTTTACTTCCAGGATCAATTCGATTACGAAAGACATCGAATACGATTCTGTTAAATTGATTGATTTTCTTCTTGGGAGAAGTAAGAAAGAAAATTGGTAG
- a CDS encoding S8 family serine peptidase, protein MTVRNVLFFLFVLPSLLISSDFASGQMIVKFRNEIRGSLAFEKEGDLIVSGFKDLDEALSDFDVTDYEQIIENYDSKRKFDYGLDMIYLFYFPAEIDVCEFVRTISKIPIVEYSEPNYIRNVFSSMVFNPFLVPNDPDYSQQWFLPNIGADSAWNIETGNHSKRVCIIDVGMEYSHPDISGNWITGYDFYDDDPDPDPGFWGFLETHGTHCCGCAAAVTNNSVGVASVGYAIGLIGVRAGFLFSISDAAATQGVYYACTTGASVISMSFGGPDPITTLQTAINEAYNNYDIIVCAAAGNNGDTVPQYPANGENVVSVAATNSANQRASFSTYGGWVDVSAPGEDIYSTLPSLGGNYGLMSGTSMACPVTAGLLTLMRCRFPSETNSQIITRLYASADSMPAEPLILQGLMGAGKINAFRALQDALSVEETPCIKDFDIKIYHLNDGRTSLIIASSRGLECKIDLFDASGRLTTRLFEGQLLGEKRLDLSGLSSGSYIYRISSVEGFFTGKIEIIK, encoded by the coding sequence ATGACAGTAAGGAACGTATTGTTTTTCCTCTTTGTTTTACCTTCATTATTAATCTCGTCGGATTTTGCAAGCGGACAAATGATAGTCAAATTCAGGAATGAAATCAGGGGAAGCCTTGCTTTTGAAAAGGAAGGCGATTTGATTGTGTCTGGATTTAAGGATTTAGATGAAGCACTCTCCGATTTCGATGTGACTGATTACGAGCAGATAATCGAAAACTACGACAGCAAAAGAAAATTCGATTACGGGCTTGATATGATTTATCTGTTTTATTTTCCTGCTGAAATAGATGTCTGCGAGTTTGTCAGGACAATTTCAAAAATTCCAATTGTTGAATACAGCGAACCTAATTACATAAGAAACGTTTTTTCTTCAATGGTTTTCAATCCTTTTCTTGTGCCCAACGACCCTGATTATTCACAGCAATGGTTCCTACCGAACATCGGCGCCGACAGCGCGTGGAATATTGAAACCGGAAACCATTCAAAGAGAGTCTGCATAATAGATGTCGGCATGGAGTATTCTCATCCGGACATCTCGGGAAACTGGATAACAGGCTACGATTTCTACGACGACGATCCGGACCCGGACCCGGGTTTTTGGGGATTTTTGGAAACACACGGAACGCATTGCTGTGGCTGCGCAGCGGCTGTGACAAACAATTCGGTCGGCGTCGCTTCAGTCGGTTACGCGATAGGACTCATTGGAGTAAGGGCGGGTTTTCTTTTTTCCATAAGCGATGCCGCCGCAACTCAAGGCGTCTATTACGCCTGCACAACGGGAGCTTCAGTAATATCGATGAGTTTCGGCGGTCCTGATCCGATAACGACTCTGCAGACGGCAATCAACGAAGCGTACAACAATTACGACATAATAGTGTGTGCAGCCGCAGGCAACAACGGTGACACGGTGCCGCAATACCCTGCGAACGGCGAAAATGTCGTCTCTGTTGCCGCGACAAACTCGGCTAATCAGAGGGCGAGTTTTTCAACATACGGCGGCTGGGTCGATGTTTCAGCTCCCGGAGAAGACATATATTCGACCTTGCCTTCTTTGGGTGGAAATTACGGTTTGATGAGCGGGACTTCAATGGCGTGTCCTGTGACTGCCGGATTGCTGACGCTTATGAGGTGCCGTTTTCCGTCTGAGACAAATTCCCAGATAATAACAAGGCTCTACGCGTCCGCAGATTCGATGCCTGCGGAACCGCTTATTCTTCAGGGACTGATGGGAGCCGGAAAGATAAACGCTTTCAGGGCTCTTCAAGACGCTTTAAGCGTGGAAGAAACACCTTGCATAAAAGATTTTGACATAAAAATTTACCACTTGAACGATGGAAGAACGTCGCTTATAATTGCTTCTTCCAGGGGCTTGGAATGTAAAATAGATCTTTTCGATGCCTCCGGAAGACTGACGACCAGGCTTTTTGAGGGACAACTCCTTGGAGAAAAACGATTGGATCTTAGTGGTTTATCTTCGGGAAGTTATATTTACAGAATTAGTTCAGTGGAAGGCTTTTTTACGGGAAAAATTGAAATTATAAAATAG
- a CDS encoding T9SS type A sorting domain-containing protein, translating to MKKSVMFVALMLMAFGLFADVAITGDCWQPYKASVINNVDVTTPVQVNAQGYWRGIAQPGRNLTCKNDTISVVYSVLTTTPTYNQKMYQSYSTDNGATWSLNAIGHNDCLRTYPHADQIFDVTNMSDPFGASPYVIWAERLSSAANDTLFFAYDDYPTFGLFNPVPVNVGITPYFPVVCVFGTGDSLIAMATDNATDDLIEWVSYDGGVTWTQVTFRPIGTDQGSVSTMIDNGKGGYAVAFYSIQEATGENFPPRYKETNDYGQTWSAEQLLFDVEVGGYTFSMSWQGYSVVMDPINNYPYFLVKLDTGITTNESYTYGEIWFQKPNGGTPGAYTFGDAVPVIVDDPSVFNHIASAPTIAFYRSAVDSSVILLGTVSAFVDEVIGTDTFTQLQLIVVTSQDEGNTWDEYQITSYDAGGLDKSYPSGASYIDSDGDYNIFFTDSTQGDNVVSPVYHISCNVVTDLGLPAVGPYVVGVEETPINEIPNMYNVTTTTQRGQCSFTIGLPEGGMTSLRIFDVSGRIVTDVVNRYLSAGQYKFDWNTGTVPSGNYVFRLTSNGFITTGKVLITQ from the coding sequence ATGAAGAAAAGTGTAATGTTTGTAGCATTGATGCTGATGGCGTTCGGTCTTTTTGCTGACGTTGCCATCACAGGAGATTGCTGGCAACCTTATAAGGCTTCAGTGATAAACAACGTGGATGTTACAACTCCTGTTCAAGTCAATGCTCAGGGATATTGGAGGGGTATTGCGCAGCCGGGAAGAAACCTGACATGTAAAAACGATACCATATCGGTCGTTTATTCAGTATTGACGACTACTCCAACATATAACCAGAAGATGTATCAGTCATATTCGACGGACAACGGCGCGACATGGTCATTAAATGCAATTGGTCATAATGACTGCCTGAGGACTTATCCTCACGCCGACCAGATTTTTGATGTCACAAATATGTCCGATCCCTTTGGTGCATCACCTTATGTTATCTGGGCGGAAAGGCTTTCATCAGCTGCCAATGACACACTGTTTTTTGCATACGACGATTACCCAACTTTCGGACTTTTCAATCCGGTTCCGGTAAATGTGGGCATAACTCCTTATTTCCCAGTTGTTTGCGTTTTCGGAACAGGTGATAGCTTGATTGCCATGGCTACAGATAATGCAACAGACGATCTGATTGAATGGGTGTCTTATGACGGCGGAGTTACTTGGACACAGGTGACATTCAGACCTATCGGAACCGACCAAGGATCGGTCTCGACTATGATTGATAACGGGAAAGGCGGATATGCTGTGGCTTTTTACAGCATACAGGAAGCGACCGGAGAGAATTTCCCTCCCCGCTACAAAGAAACAAACGACTACGGTCAGACCTGGTCAGCTGAGCAGCTGCTTTTCGACGTCGAAGTCGGAGGATATACTTTTTCAATGTCATGGCAGGGATACAGTGTAGTTATGGACCCCATCAACAATTATCCTTACTTCCTCGTTAAACTTGACACAGGCATTACAACGAATGAATCGTACACGTACGGAGAAATTTGGTTCCAGAAACCGAACGGCGGAACACCAGGAGCATACACTTTTGGCGATGCGGTTCCTGTTATAGTAGACGACCCGAGCGTTTTCAACCACATAGCTTCCGCACCGACGATAGCTTTTTACAGATCAGCGGTTGATTCAAGTGTTATTCTTCTCGGCACAGTCAGCGCTTTTGTCGATGAAGTCATCGGTACGGACACTTTCACTCAGCTTCAGCTTATCGTCGTTACATCGCAAGACGAAGGAAACACCTGGGACGAATACCAGATAACTTCCTATGACGCCGGCGGTTTAGACAAATCTTATCCGAGCGGAGCATCATACATTGACTCAGACGGCGATTATAACATATTCTTCACTGACTCGACACAGGGCGATAATGTCGTGTCTCCTGTTTATCACATTTCGTGCAACGTAGTCACTGATCTCGGTCTTCCCGCAGTGGGACCCTACGTCGTCGGTGTCGAAGAAACTCCGATAAACGAAATCCCGAACATGTACAATGTTACGACAACAACACAAAGGGGCCAGTGCAGTTTTACAATAGGTTTACCCGAAGGCGGAATGACTTCACTAAGAATATTCGATGTCTCCGGAAGAATTGTCACCGACGTTGTAAACAGGTATCTGTCAGCCGGGCAGTACAAATTCGACTGGAACACCGGAACTGTTCCTTCTGGAAACTATGTTTTCAGGCTAACTTCCAACGGATTTATTACTACCGGTAAAGTCTTAATTACTCAATAA
- a CDS encoding T9SS type A sorting domain-containing protein, with amino-acid sequence MKKSLMIVSFLLLAWSIYSDVLVDATDLAMPVSSAKPPNLGKLATPVLITSDMNWRGVVQPGRNVIAKGDTISVVYSVTTTDPTFTQQMYQSYSVDGGLIWTANQIGHNWCVRTYPHSDQINNITSSDPLGVSPYIIWQEKLASTVNDTLFFAYDDYPVFALFNPVPVNVGLSSYFSYICVWGDGDTLFATALDWITKDIRGWTSEDYGQNWTQVPFRTIGSDAGAVQALVDNGSDGYGFAYYGLQYVSGRPIYPKFKETTDYGQTWTSEQEFLNIAVTDSLGNDDTLSVTWQGFSLIVDPNTNIPYIAGKFDPHKDPDYSYNYGEIWFTKPSTGIPGAYTFDANNPIPVFTGDPNVFEHLAGYATISYYYSYPDSGIVLMIFFDALAQDSLSWQLYCASSIDEGNTWDVQQVTPNDTAMENDMVDASYYVSQNGDVSIVFCNSSGTHNETDHLEYYYLPVNVVMDLGLPPVSVEENTVVVIPSVYRVNASTTRGQCSFAVGLPEGGMTSLKVYDATGRMVTELVNRYLSAGQYNFSWNTSGIPSGNYIYRLKSNGFVTTGKVIVAE; translated from the coding sequence ATGAAAAAATCATTAATGATTGTTTCATTTCTGTTGTTGGCATGGTCCATTTACAGTGATGTCCTCGTAGACGCGACCGATCTGGCAATGCCTGTTTCGTCAGCAAAACCACCGAACCTCGGAAAACTGGCAACTCCAGTCCTCATAACCTCCGACATGAACTGGAGGGGTGTCGTTCAACCCGGCAGAAATGTCATCGCTAAGGGAGACACGATATCTGTCGTTTATTCTGTAACGACAACGGATCCAACGTTTACACAGCAAATGTATCAATCTTATTCGGTTGATGGAGGGCTAATCTGGACTGCTAATCAGATAGGCCACAACTGGTGTGTCAGAACTTATCCCCATTCCGACCAAATCAACAATATCACAAGTTCTGACCCACTGGGTGTGTCCCCTTACATAATCTGGCAGGAAAAATTGGCGTCTACCGTCAATGACACTTTATTCTTTGCTTATGATGATTACCCTGTTTTCGCGCTATTTAATCCTGTTCCCGTTAATGTGGGATTGAGTTCATATTTTTCATATATTTGCGTGTGGGGAGACGGTGACACTCTTTTTGCAACCGCCCTCGATTGGATTACTAAAGATATTAGGGGTTGGACTTCAGAAGATTACGGTCAAAACTGGACACAAGTACCATTCCGCACGATTGGTTCTGATGCCGGTGCAGTTCAAGCCTTGGTGGACAACGGAAGTGACGGGTATGGATTTGCCTATTACGGTTTACAGTATGTATCTGGAAGGCCAATATATCCCAAGTTTAAGGAAACTACCGACTACGGACAGACCTGGACCTCTGAACAGGAATTTTTGAACATTGCGGTGACTGACAGTTTGGGTAACGACGATACACTTTCAGTCACATGGCAGGGATTTTCTCTAATTGTAGATCCAAACACGAACATTCCATATATAGCAGGCAAATTTGATCCTCATAAAGATCCGGACTACAGCTACAACTACGGTGAAATCTGGTTTACAAAACCCAGCACGGGTATTCCGGGAGCCTATACATTCGACGCTAACAACCCAATTCCAGTTTTTACTGGAGATCCTAATGTTTTTGAACACTTGGCCGGATACGCTACAATTTCATATTACTATTCATATCCAGATTCTGGAATAGTTCTTATGATATTTTTCGACGCTTTGGCGCAGGATTCATTGAGCTGGCAGCTTTATTGCGCTTCTTCTATTGACGAGGGCAACACTTGGGATGTCCAGCAGGTGACGCCGAACGACACGGCTATGGAGAATGACATGGTAGATGCCTCATATTACGTGAGTCAGAATGGAGACGTTAGTATTGTTTTCTGTAATTCGTCAGGAACGCACAACGAAACAGATCATCTCGAATATTATTACTTACCGGTCAACGTGGTGATGGACCTCGGTCTTCCCCCGGTAAGCGTTGAAGAGAACACCGTGGTTGTGATTCCCAGTGTGTACAGAGTCAACGCTTCTACGACGCGTGGACAGTGTAGTTTTGCCGTTGGACTGCCCGAAGGCGGTATGACTTCACTAAAAGTTTACGACGCCACTGGAAGAATGGTCACGGAACTTGTCAACCGTTATCTTTCAGCGGGCCAGTACAATTTCAGCTGGAACACGAGCGGAATCCCTTCGGGTAATTACATTTACAGACTGAAATCGAACGGTTTTGTGACAACGGGTAAAGTTATCGTAGCGGAATAA